The following coding sequences lie in one Alosa alosa isolate M-15738 ecotype Scorff River chromosome 21, AALO_Geno_1.1, whole genome shotgun sequence genomic window:
- the med19a gene encoding mediator of RNA polymerase II transcription subunit 19-A — translation MTEIYSTLFGQSETQVPPGSSAIGFGPGKPPPPLPQNQVSMPAQIQPQHGDEGPALRKPGVMNEPFYLLRELPVGNDLTGNTNLITHYNLEHAYNKFCGKKVKEKLSNFLPELPGMIDVPGVQDGSSLRSLIEKPPVCGNSFSPLTGNLLTGFRLHTGPLPEQYRLMHIQPPKKKSKHKHRHHRPQDPIPPETPSDSDPKKKKKKRDDDPDRKKKKKDKKKKKNRHSPDHPGLTSCQPGSNSLR, via the exons ATGACCGAAATATATTCCACATTATTTGGCCAAAGCGAAACTCAAGTACCTCCGGGCTCCTCGGCAATAGGTTTTGGTCCAGGGAAACCTCCGCCGCCGCTTCCGCAAAACCAAGTGTCAATGCCGGCTCAGATACAACCACAGCACGGGGATGAAGGGCCTGCTCTGCGGAAACCTGGTGTCATGAATGAACCCTTTTATTTGCTTCGGGAACTGCCAG tCGGCAACGATCTGACGGGAAACACAAACCTTATAACACATTATAACTTGGAGCATGCATATAATAAATTTTGTGGAAAGAAAGTCAAAGAAAAACTCAGCAACTTTTTACCGGAGCTGCCAG GTATGATAGATGTCCCTGGCGTGCAGGATGGAAGTTCACTAAGGTCTCTAATAGAGAAGCCACCAGTGTGTGGTAACTCCTTTAGTCCGCTGACTGGAAATCTACTAACTGGCTTCCGACTTCACACTGGCCCg CTTCCTGAACAGTACAGACTGATGCATATTCAACCTCCAAAGAAAAAGAGcaagcacaagcacagacaccATCGGCCACAGGACCCTATACCACCAG AAACACCCTCAGATTCTGAtccgaagaagaagaagaaaaagagggatGATGATCCTGACCgtaagaagaaaaagaaggacaagaaaaagaagaag AACCGCCATAGCCCTGATCACCCCGGCCTCACCAGCTGCCAGCCAGGCAGCAACAGCCTGAGATAG